One Solanum pennellii chromosome 10, SPENNV200 genomic region harbors:
- the LOC107031894 gene encoding polypyrimidine tract-binding protein homolog 3-like, with product MTEPSKVIHVRNVGQEISENDLLQLFQPFGVINKLVMLRAKNQALLQMQEIGAAVNAMQFYSNVQPSIRGRSVYVQFSSHQELTTVDQNAQGRGDEPNRILLVSIHHVLYPITVEVLHQVFSPHGNVEKIVTFQKSAGFQALIQYELTQTAISARNSLQGRNIYDGCCQLDIQFSNLDELQVSYNNERSRDFTNPNLPSEQKGKSPQQGYGDAGAMYPWQGSGPRGVGFPQMGNAAAIAAAFPSGLPPGISGMNDRCTIIVSNVNPDRIDEDKLFNLFSIYGNIVRIKHLRNKPDHALVQMGDGFQAELAVHFLKGAMLFGQRLEVNYSKYPNINTGPETRDYSNSNLNRFNRNAAKNYRYCCSPTKMIHVSSLPQDVTEEEIVAHLEEHGPIVNSKLFEMNGKKQALVLFDNEEQATEALVCQHATSLGGSIIRISFSQVQSI from the exons AATGACTTGCTTCAGCTATTTCAGCCCTTTGGAGTCATTAACAAACTCGTAATGCTTAGGGCAAAAAATCAG GCCCTCTTGCAAATGCAAGAAATTGGTGCAGCTGTAAATGCCATGCAATTCTACTCAAATGTTCAGCCCAGCATAAG GGGGAGAAGTGTGTATGTACAGTTTTCATCTCATCAAGAACTGACAACCGTGGATCAGAATGCACAAGGGCGAGGAGATGAG CCTAATCGAATTCTCTTAGTTTCGATACATCACGTGCTATATCCTATAACTGTGGAAGTGCTGCATCAAGTTTTTTCACCTCATGGAAATGTTGAGAAGATCGTGACATTTCAGAAGTCGGCCG GATTTCAAGCTTTAATTCAGTACGAGTTAACTCAGACTGCTATTTCTGCTAGGAACTCTCTCCAG ggGCGTAATATCTATGATGGCTGCTGTCAGCTTGACATACAATTCTCAAA CCTGGATGAATTGCAAGTGAGCTACAACAATGAGCGCTCGAG AGACTTCACCAACCCAAATCTACCATCAGAGCAGAAGGGAAAATCTCCTCAA CAAGGATATGGAGATGCTGGAGCCATGTACCCCTGGCAAGGTTCTGGGCCTCGTGGAG TTGGATTTCCTCAG ATGGGAAATGCTGCAGCTATTGCAGCTGCCTTTCCTAGCGGTTTGCCCCCTGGCATAAGCGGGATGAATGACAGGTGTACTATTATTGTATCTAATGTAAATCCAGAT AGAATAGACGAGGACAAGCTTTTTAATCTGTTCTCCATTTATGGGAACATTGTCAGAATTAAACATTTACGGAATAAACCAGATCATGCTCTTGTTCAGATGGGCGATGGCTTCCAGGCAGAGCTGGCTGTGCACTTTTTGAAG GGTGCCATGTTATTTGGCCAGCGGTTGGAAGTGAACTATTCCAAGTACCCAAATATTAACACCGGACCAGAGACCCGCGACTACTCAAACTCAAATCTCAACCGTTTTAACCGGAATGCTGCCAAAAACTACCGGTACTGTTGCTCCCCCACCAAGATGATCCATGTGTCAAGCCTGCCCCAGGACGTGACGGAAGAAGAGATAGTTGCTCATTTGGAGGAGCATGGTCCCATTGTGAACTCAAAGCTTTTCGAAATGAATGGGAAGAAGCAGGCTCTTGTTCTTTTCGATAACGAGGAGCAGGCAACTGAGGCACTTGTGTGTCAACATGCTACATCCCTTGGCGGATCGATCATTCGGATTTCGTTTTCTCAGGTGCAAAGCATCTGA